One Polypterus senegalus isolate Bchr_013 chromosome 10, ASM1683550v1, whole genome shotgun sequence DNA segment encodes these proteins:
- the foxq2 gene encoding forkhead box Q2, with protein MAFTIDYLLYDKGKRERTFKKLPSHVDIQEVPSTQNENQLHHSEAKVEEGSVKDENTGVASKPAQSYIALISSAILSCPEKKLLLSDIYQWIMDHYPYFKSKDKNWRNSVRHNLSLNECFVKAGRSENGKGHYWAIHPANYQDFSKGDYHRRRTRRRIRRIASGFGYQLLPLNPLPRPRLWADGLSCWSCLGSSLPYVPNKLSWSWPTLPGPVPVHTFL; from the exons ATGGCTTTCACAATTGATTACCTTCTATATGACAAGGGCAAGCGGGAGAGAACATTTAAGAAACTACCCTCGCATGTTGATATTCAGGAGGTGCCCAGCACCCAAAATGAGAACCAGCTACATCATTCAGAAGCAAAAGTAGAAGAGGGATCTGTAAAGGATGAAAACACTGGAGTCGCGAGCAAACCAGCACAGTCCTACATCGCCCTCATCTCCAGCGCGATCCTTTCATGTCCAGAAAAGAAGCTGCTGCTTAGTGACATCTACCAGTGGATCATGGACCATTATCCTTACTTCAAAAGCAAG GATAAGAACTGGCGGAACAGTGTTCGTCATAACCTCTCCCTGAACGAGTGCTTCGTGAAGGCTGGCCGCAGTGAGAATGGCAAGGGACACTACTGGGCCATCCACCCTGCTAACTACCAGGACTTCTCCAAAGGCGACTATCACCGGCGACGTACCCGCCGCAGAATCCGCAGGATCGCTAGTGGCTTTGGCTACCAGCTGCTGCCTCTAAACCCATTGCCCAGACCCAGGCTCTGGGCTGATGGCCTATCTTGCTGGAGCTGCCTGGGCAGTAGCCTTCCTTATGTCCCTAACAAGCTGTCCTGGAGCTGGCCAACATTACCTGGGCCAGTGCCAGTGCACACCTTTCTCTAG